The following are from one region of the Salvia hispanica cultivar TCC Black 2014 chromosome 1, UniMelb_Shisp_WGS_1.0, whole genome shotgun sequence genome:
- the LOC125188538 gene encoding receptor-like protein EIX2 — translation MSKGLVDKGYYKQKVIDKYCGEIEMLENKHVLRVDQEDHSVVDSIKIHVVVLLCLFVSGDAQVRCVESDKKALLSFKNGLIDEHGILSSWRGNECCKWYGVKCSNTTSHVVALQLNNVDYDYGVLQGELDSVNLARCNVGPYFPKWLQTQRNLAYLNLNGTNITDEAPRWLWSMSSSLCYLRLSNNQISGMVPNLSTTIIEHMDLSYNQFRGPIPLFPVNASHIQLNGNMFSASISSLCKTPHNYLRYFDLSNNQLAGEVPNCWDKMTNLRYLNLANNGFLGEIPSSFGNLQELVALQMHGNGFSGELPFNLRLCQYLLMIDVGGNNLTGEISTWIGQLYQMQFLNFRGNKLHGRLGSIPPEICDLIDIQVLDLSINNLSSIIHDCFNNFTVLASESIVATYVDSINVGIRYGSYEKWEYEYSSFQWKGQESNNKENLKLLKLIIFQVID, via the exons ATGAGTAAAGGTTTGGTGGATAAGGGGTACTACAAGCAGAAGGTGATTGATAAATACTGTGGGGAGATTGAGATGCTTGAGAATAAGCATGTATTGAGGGTTGATCAGGAGGACCACTCCGTTGTAGATT CAATCAAAATCCATGTTGTTGTTCTTCTCTGTTTGTTTGTTTCAGGAGATGCACAAGTGAGATGCGTTGAGAGCGACAAAAAAGCACTTCTTAGCTTCAAGAATGGCCTCATTGACGAGCACGGTATCCTCTCCTCGTGGCGGGGCAACGAATGTTGCAAATGGTACGGTGTTAAATGCAGCAACACCACTAGCCACGTCGTCGCCCTCCAACTTAATAATGTTGATTACGACTATGGTGTATTGCAAGGTGAG TTGGATAGTGTGAATTTAGCTAGGTGCAATGTGGGCccatattttccaaaatggCTCCAAACTCAGAGGAATTTGGCATACCTTAATCTCAATGGTACCAATATAACAGATGAAGCCCCTAGGTGGTTGTGGAGTATGTCTTCTTCATTATGCTACTTACGCCTCTCCAATAATCAAATAAGTGGTATGGTTCCGAATCTCTCAACCACCATCATTGAACATATGGATCTCAGTTACAATCAATTCCGAGGTCCTATACCATTATTCCCTGTCAATGCTTCGCATATTCAGCTGAATGGAAATATGTTCTCggcttcaatttcatctctttgcAAAACTCCCCATAATTATCTTAGATACTTTGACCTATCAAATAATCAGTTGGCAGGAGAGGTTCCCAATTGTTGGGACAAAATGACAAACTTGAGATACCTCAATTTGGCTAACAATGGTTTTTTAGGTGAAATTCCTTCCTCTTTCGGTAACTTACAGGAATTAGTTGCACTCCAGATGCACGGTAATGGGTTTTCCGGAGAATTACCTTTTAATTTGAGACTTTGCCAATATTTGCTTATGATTGATGTTGGTGGGAACAACTTAACAGGAGAGATCTCCACTTGGATTGGCCAGCTGTATCAAATGCAATTTCTTAACTTTCGTGGAAATAAGTTGCATGGCAGGCTTGGCAGCATTCCTCCCGAGATATGCGATCTTATTGATATTCAGGTTTTGGATTTATCAATAAACAATCTATCTTCGATAATACATGATTGTTTCAACAATTTCACTGTCTTGGCAAGTGAGAGTATCGTTGCCACATATGTTGATTCAATTAATGTTGGTATACGGTACGGTAGCTATGAAAAATGGGAATATGAATATTCATCGTTTCAATGGAAAGGCCAGGAATCAAATAACAAGGAAAATCTCAAGCTTCTCAAACTCATTATTTTTCAAGTAATCGATTGA
- the LOC125213390 gene encoding uncharacterized protein C594.04c-like codes for MAQSSCNNLRNAAIALLVPLPSLFFYLSFLRRTESSPDSLSPLWAWCYHHPLLLANALFFLNVNLLFWLLGLLQSTHWMIDLYWTVIPVMLVHYFATHPIAESNALRSSLVILLTWIWSLRLTHSYFRREKWQWGAREDWRFNDLRRQYGTNWWWISFFAVYLSQQVFLIGICLPLYVVHTKDVQINAWDVAAALVCLTGVTVAYFADTQLHNFVSRNERRKQLGQSLVPNLDEGMWYYSRHPNYFGEQLWWWGLALFAWNLDCGWSFYGAFVNSLCLAYVTILVEERMLKQEYRAQAYKKYQESTSVWIPWFKTSSAGKEKGI; via the exons ATGGCACAGTCGAGTTGCAATAATCTCCGCAACGCCGCGATTGCGCTTCTTGTTCCTCTCCCTTCACTTTTCTTCTATCTCTCCTTCCTCCGCCGCACAGAATCATCACCCGATTCACTCTCTCCCCTCTGGGCGTGGTGCTACCACCACCCTCTTCTCTTAGCCAACGCTCTCTTTTTTCTCAATGTCAATCTACTCTTTTGGCTTCTGGGTCTCCTCCAATCCACCCACTGG ATGATAGATTTGTATTGGACGGTCATACCTGTAATGCTGGTACACTACTTCGCAACTCACCCAATTGCAGAATCCAATGCTTTGAGATCGAGCCTCGTCATTCTTTTGACCTGGATTTGGTCCTTGCGCCTCACTCACAGCTACTTCCGCCGCGAAAAGTGGCAGTGGGGTGCACGAGAAGACTGGAGATTTAACGATTTGCGGCGTCAGTACGGCACAAACTGGTGGTGGATCTCATTCTTTGCTGTCTATCTTTCGCAGCAG GTTTTCTTGATTGGAATATGCTTGCCTCTCTATGTTGTCCACACAAAGGACGTGCAGATTAATGCCTGGGATGTAGCTGCTGCCCTAGTTTGCTTAACTGGCGTCACAGTTGCATATTTCGCAGATACGCAGCTTCACAATTTCGTTAGCAGAAACGAGAGGCGGAAACAGCTCGGACAGTCCTTAGTGCCGAATCTTGATGAGGGTATGTGGTACTACTCACGGCATCCAAACTATTTTGGCGAGCAGCTGTGGTGGTGGGGATTGGCGCTCTTTGCTTGGAACTTGGATTGTGGGTGGAGTTTTTATGGTGCATTCGTTAATAGCTTGTGCTTGGCCTACGTTACAATTCTTGTCGAGGAGCGAATGTTGAAGCAGGAGTACCGGGCTCAGGCATACAAGAAGTATCAAGAAAGTACGTCTGTTTGGATACCTTGGTTCAAGACATCCTCAGCAGGGAAAGAGAAGGGGATATGA
- the LOC125209207 gene encoding phosphoribosylaminoimidazole-succinocarboxamide synthase, chloroplastic-like, which translates to MAQSHCVNSPTTLTGKLSLRAYTPSASSHSLRTFVSSKFNRRMFCSMVISASSSRSTVSGGPPKSLLLDNSERKNELMDAINSSLSGCLSETHLDSAVPGLNSKTRGKVRDIYDGGDYLVLVTTDRQSAFDRVLASIPFKGQVLNETSLWWFNQTQHIIPNAVVSSPDRNVTIAKKCSVFPVEFVVRGYVTGSTDTSLWTVYQKGVRNYCGNALPDGMVKNQKLAANILTPTTKAADHDVPITPEEIIRSGLMSESDYVEASKAALSLFEYGQRIAREHGLILVDTKYEFGKGSDGAVLLIDEVHTPDSSRYWIADSYEDRFQNGLEPENIDKEFLRLWFKDNCNPYEDEVLPEAPTELVSELSWRYIHLYETITKSKFELPSTKEPIHDRISSNVARVLSSLL; encoded by the exons ATGGCTCAGTCTCACTGCGTAAACTCTCCGACCACTCTCACCGGAAAGCTCTCCTTAAGAGCTTACACTCCATCTGCGTCCTCACACTCCCTTAGAACATTCGTCTCTAGCAAATTTAATCGTAGAATGTTTTGCTCGATGGTGATTTCAGCATCATCGTCGCGTTCTACAGTTTCCGGCGGACCCCCAAAATCGCTATTGTTGGACAACAGCGAACGCAAGAATGAATTGATGGATGCTATCAATAGCTCTCTGTCCGGTTGTCTATCTGAAACTCACCTCGATTCAGCTGTTCCCGGTCTCAATTCAAAGACCAGAGGCAAG GTGAGGGATATCTATGATGGAGGAGACTATCTTGTCCTGGTCACAACTGATAGGCAGAGTGCTTTTGACAGGGTTCTTGCTTCAATTCCTTTCAAGGGACAG GTACTGAATGAAACTAGTCTCTGGTGGTTTAATCAAACTCAGCACATTATTCCAAATGCAGTTGTCTCGTCTCCGGATAGGAATGTGACGATTGCGAAGAAATGCTCGGTTTTCCCTGTTGAATTTGTTG TCAGAGGTTATGTGACCGGAAGTACCGATACATCACTCTGGACTGTCTACCAAAAGGGTGTGCGGAACTATTGTGGCAATGCGCTTCCTGATG GTATGGTGAAAAACCAAAAGTTAGCAGCAAATATACTCACTCCGACTACTAAAGCAGCAGATCATGATGTTCCAATTACACCTGAAGAG ATTATCCGGAGCGGGTTGATGTCTGAATCCGACTATGTTGAAGCAAGTAAAGCAGCACTAAGTCTGTTTGAGTATGGGCAG CGCATTGCACGGGAGCATGGACTGATTCTGGTGGATACTAAATATGAATTCGGTAAAGGATCTGATGGTGCAGTGCTCTTGATAGATGAG GTGCATACACCAGACTCAAGCAGATATTGGATTGCTGATTCTTATGAAGATCGCTTTCAGAATGGCCTCGAGCCTGAAAACATCGACAAG GAATTTCTGAGGTTGTGGTTCAAAGACAATTGCAATCCTTACGAAGACGAG GTTTTGCCCGAAGCACCCACAGAGCTCGTCTCTGAATTATCTTGGCG GTATATCCACTTATATGAGACGATCACGAAATCGAAGTTTGAACTGCCCTCGACTAAG GAACCTATACATGACAGGATATCCTCGAACGTTGCTCGTGTCCTCTCGTCTCTTCTGTAG
- the LOC125201483 gene encoding protein SUPPRESSOR OF FRI 4-like isoform X1 yields MGKKKKRGAVDKVWCYYCDREFDDEKILVQHQKAKHFKCHVCHKKLSTAGGMAIHVLQVHKEQVTKVPNAKPGRETTEIEIYGMQGIPADALASHYGEEDEENPSKAAKVDLPISQITGGMMPGSLGVGYPPRGPLPPNYNPRIPGPPVGWQIPPRPQPWYPQHPAVSVPFPGQAGMPPQPLFPVHNIQSTVPSTAPPGLQPTFSITPPGMPATTPPVPVSQPLFPVIPNSNIPPQSSPFSAPIPSMSLPLSSSTEIKSAEPHFGGTLAANNYQTSGTPAIPVANSHSYASGPNTEGPSIGPPPLIANKAPSTQPATNEVYLVWDDEAMSMEERRLSLLKYQVHDENSQMSSIDAAIDRRISESRLAGRMAF; encoded by the exons atggggaagaagaagaagagaggagCGGTGGATAAGGTGTGGTGCTACTACTGCGACAGGGAGTTCGACGACGAGAAGATACTGGTGCAGCACCAGAAGGCCAAGCACTTCAAGTGCCATGTTTGCCACAAGAAGCTCTCCACCGCCGGCGGCATGGCCATCCACGTGCTCCAGGTTCACAAGGAACAAGTCACTAA AGTCCCAAATGCAAAACCTGGAAGAGAAACAACGGAGATTGAGATTTATGGGATGCAGGGAATTCCAGCTGATGCCCTGGCTTCACATTATGGAGAGGAAG ATGAAGAGAACCCTTCAAAAGCAGCTAAAGTTGATCTACCAATCTCTCAGATAACCGGTGGTATGATGCCGGGATCACTAGGGGTTGGATATCCTCCCCGCGGCCCATTACCTCCGAA TTACAATCCCAGAATACCTGGGCCACCTGTTGGTTGGCAAATTCCACCTCGTCCACAACCTTGGTATCCTCAGCACCCAGCTGTTTCAGTTCCGTTCCCTGGCCAAGCAGGAATGCCTCCACAGCCTTTGTTTCCTGTGCACAATATTCAGTCTACTGTTCCATCCACAGCACCCCCTGGGCTTCAACCAACATTTTCAATCACTCCTCCAGGGATGCCTGCAACAACACCTCCTGTTCCTGTTTCTCAACCTTTATTTCCTGTCATTCCTAACAGTAATATTCCTCCTCAGAGCTCCCCGTTTTCTGCTCCTATACCTTCTATGAGCTTGCCTTTAAGCTCTTCTACAGAAATAAAGAGTGCAGAACCTCACTTCGGTGGCACTCTGGCAGCCAATAATTATCAAACATCAGGAACCCCAG CCATACCTGTTGCAAATTCACATTCCTATGCATCTGGTCCAAATACTGAAGGTCCGTCTATAGGACCACCTCCATTAATTGCAAACAAAGCCCCATCTACACAACCCGCAACTAATGAGGTCTACTTAGTTTGGGATGATGAAGCTATGTCTATG GAGGAAAGAAGATTGTCCTTATTGAAGTATCAGGTGCATGATGAGAATAGCCAG ATGAGTTCCATTGATGCTGCCATTGACCGAAGGATATCTGAGAGCAGGCTTGCTGGTCGCATGGCATTTTAG
- the LOC125202340 gene encoding GTP-binding protein ERG-like yields the protein MKAVRALTRFRPIAADSAFLRRFYSAQPQHDDVSPPNPDELTAQDAVFDSSQFDNLNLNPSPGSSNQESTWDEKYRDRVKSQVFGENVSHLRILQREEEKKRKAGKLANELLEAALDAGESEDDEEREVTEEEQKSLAVGIIGAPNAGKSALTNYMVGTKVSAVSRKVHTTTHEVLGVMTKGDTQICFFDTPGLMLKKSGFPYNDIKVRNESAWGSVSLYNVLIVVFDVHRHITRPDSRVVRLIERMGSISIPNQKRILCMNKVDLVEKKKDLLKVVEEFNDLSGYERHFLTSGVKGAGVKDLTKYLMEQAVQRPWDEDPFTMSEELMKNISLEIVREKLLDHVHQEVPYGIEHRLMSWKELRDGSVRIEQHFITPKISQRKILVGKKGSKIGRIGMEANEELRAIFKRNVHLILMVRVK from the exons ATGAAAGCAGTAAGGGCTCTGACGCGATTCCGCCCAATCGCCGCCGATTCCGCCTTCCTCCGCCGCTTCTACTCCGCGCAGCCGCAGCACGACGACGTTTCACCGCCGAATCCCGACGAATTAACCGCGCAGGATGCCGTCTTCGACAGCTCTCAATTCGACAATTTGAATCTCAATCCCAGCCCCGGCAGCAGTAATCAGGAGTCAACGTGGGACGAGAAGTATAGAGACAGGGTGAAAAGCCAAGTATTTGGGGAAAATGTTTCGCATTTGAGGATATTGCAGAGGGAagaggagaagaagaggaaggcTGGGAAGCTGGCGAATGAGCTGCTTGAGGCGGCGTTGGATGCAGGGGAGAGCGAAGATGACGAGGAGAGAGAGGTGACGGAGGAGGAGCAGAAATCGTTAGCTGTTGGCATCATTGGAGCTCCGAATGCTGGAAAGTCTGCTCTCACTAATTACATG GTGGGAACTAAAGTTTCAGCAGTTTCGCGGAAGGTACATACCACCACTCACGAGGTTTTGGGAGTCATGACGAAAGGAGATACACAAATT TGTTTCTTTGATACACCAGGACTTATGTTAAAGAAAAGCGGATTTCCTTACAATGATATCAAAGTCCGTAATGAAAGTGCCTGGGGTTCTGTTAGTTTATACAATGTGCTGATAGTTGTTTTTGATGTTCACAGACATATTACCAG ACCTGATTCGCGAGTTGTGAGGTTGATTGAAAGAATGGGTTCTATTAGCATCCCAAATCAGAAGCGCATTTTATGTATGAACAAGGTTGACTTGgttgaaaagaagaaagacTTGCTCAAGGTTGTAGAGGAATTCAATGATCTATCAGGATACGAAAG GCATTTCTTGACATCGGGAGTCAAGGGTGCTGGGGTGAAAGATCTCACAAAGTACTTAATGGAGCAG GCAGTACAAAGACCATGGGATGAAGATCCATTTACCATGAGTGAAGAATTAATGAAGAACATATCTCTGGAAAttgtgagagagaaattgTTAGATCATGTGCATCAG GAAGTCCCCTATGGCATTGAACATCGTTTGATGAGCTGGAAggagttaagagatggttctGTCCGAATCGAGCAACACTTCATCACTCCCAAGATCAGCCAACGCAAAATTTTAGTTGGGAAGAAGGGCTCCAAAATAGG GAGAATAGGCATGGAAGCGAACGAAGAGCTCCGAGCCATATTCAAGAGGAACGTCCATCTCATCCTCATGGTTAGAGTTAAATGA
- the LOC125201483 gene encoding protein SUPPRESSOR OF FRI 4-like isoform X2: protein MGKKKKRGAVDKVWCYYCDREFDDEKILVQHQKAKHFKCHVCHKKLSTAGGMAIHVLQVHKEQVTKVPNAKPGRETTEIEIYGMQGIPADALASHYGEEDEENPSKAAKVDLPISQITGGMMPGSLGVGYPPRGPLPPNYNPRIPGPPVGWQIPPRPQPWYPQHPAVSVPFPGQAGMPPQPLFPVHNIQSTVPSTAPPGLQPTFSITPPGMPATTPPVPVSQPLFPVIPNSNIPPQSSPFSAPIPSMSLPLSSSTEIKSAEPHFGGTLAANNYQTSGTPAIPVANSHSYASGPNTEGPSIGPPPLIANKAPSTQPATNEVYLVWDDEAMSMEERRLSLLKYQVHDENSQHAAIFRGSSH from the exons atggggaagaagaagaagagaggagCGGTGGATAAGGTGTGGTGCTACTACTGCGACAGGGAGTTCGACGACGAGAAGATACTGGTGCAGCACCAGAAGGCCAAGCACTTCAAGTGCCATGTTTGCCACAAGAAGCTCTCCACCGCCGGCGGCATGGCCATCCACGTGCTCCAGGTTCACAAGGAACAAGTCACTAA AGTCCCAAATGCAAAACCTGGAAGAGAAACAACGGAGATTGAGATTTATGGGATGCAGGGAATTCCAGCTGATGCCCTGGCTTCACATTATGGAGAGGAAG ATGAAGAGAACCCTTCAAAAGCAGCTAAAGTTGATCTACCAATCTCTCAGATAACCGGTGGTATGATGCCGGGATCACTAGGGGTTGGATATCCTCCCCGCGGCCCATTACCTCCGAA TTACAATCCCAGAATACCTGGGCCACCTGTTGGTTGGCAAATTCCACCTCGTCCACAACCTTGGTATCCTCAGCACCCAGCTGTTTCAGTTCCGTTCCCTGGCCAAGCAGGAATGCCTCCACAGCCTTTGTTTCCTGTGCACAATATTCAGTCTACTGTTCCATCCACAGCACCCCCTGGGCTTCAACCAACATTTTCAATCACTCCTCCAGGGATGCCTGCAACAACACCTCCTGTTCCTGTTTCTCAACCTTTATTTCCTGTCATTCCTAACAGTAATATTCCTCCTCAGAGCTCCCCGTTTTCTGCTCCTATACCTTCTATGAGCTTGCCTTTAAGCTCTTCTACAGAAATAAAGAGTGCAGAACCTCACTTCGGTGGCACTCTGGCAGCCAATAATTATCAAACATCAGGAACCCCAG CCATACCTGTTGCAAATTCACATTCCTATGCATCTGGTCCAAATACTGAAGGTCCGTCTATAGGACCACCTCCATTAATTGCAAACAAAGCCCCATCTACACAACCCGCAACTAATGAGGTCTACTTAGTTTGGGATGATGAAGCTATGTCTATG GAGGAAAGAAGATTGTCCTTATTGAAGTATCAGGTGCATGATGAGAATAGCCAG CATGCTGCGATCTTTCGAGGATCTTCCCACTAG